Part of the Rhizobium sp. WYJ-E13 genome is shown below.
CTATGCCCGTCAGGACCGTCGCGCCTCCGGCCGCACGCCGATCTCCGCCAAGCTGGTCGCAAACCTGATTACCGAAGCCGGTGCCGACCGCGTTATGACGCTCGACCTCCATGCCGGTCAGATCCAGGGCTTCTTCGATATACCCACAGACAATCTCTTTGCCCTGCCCGTTCTGACGCGCGACATCAAAAGCCATTATGACCTCAGCAACGTCATGGTCGTCTCGCCCGACGTCGGCGGCGTGGTGCGCGCCCGCGCACTCGCCAAGCGCCTGGACTGTCTTCTGGCCATCGTCGACAAGCGTCGCGATCGGCCGGGTGAATCCGAAGTCATGAACATCATCGGCGACGTCACCGGCAAAGACTGCCTGCTGATCGACGACATCGTCGATTCCGGCGGTACGCTTTGCAACGCGGCTGATGCCATGCTTGCCAAGGGCGCTTCCAGCGTCACCGCCTACATCACCCACGGCGTCCTCTCCGGCGGCGCGGTCACCCGCGTCACCTCCTCGAAGCTGCGCGAACTCGTCATCACGGACTCGATCCAGCCGACCACGGCCGTGCTCTCCGCCCACAACATCCGCGTCGTGACGACCGCTCCGTTGATCGGCGAAGCCATCAGCCGCACGGCCCAGGAAGAATCCGTCTCCAGCCTCTTCGACTAACAGAGCCGGCATTCGACCGGCTCTTTCGATTTAGAACTGAAAAGGCCGGCGCAGAAATCGTCGGCATCTTTCTGCCGCCTCTCCATTCCTTGGGCCGCAGTGGTTGCCGAGCAATAAAAGGCTCGTTACCGCAACAATTTTTAGACGCATCTACGAAATATCCCCATCCGCTGAAGTTGCGCGCATGGCGGAACATGAAGCTCGATGTCAATCACCCCGCATCGATAAAAGCTTTTGAAAACAAACTCTAATAGAGCCGTCTAGCGGGAAGAAAAAAGCCGGCACGAGGCCGGCTTCCTTTATCTTTGATCGCCTTTGAGAAAGCTCAAGGCTGCTTAGGAGGCGCCGGGTCCTGCCCTTGATCTGGTTCCTGACCCTGATCCGGTTCCTGCTCCTGGTCTGGCTCCAGCCCCTGATCCTGCCCCTGATCCGGCTCCTCGGCATCCGGTCCCTTGATCTGCTGACCGTTGATCGCCACCGAACCGTCACCGCCGACGCTGATATCCCAACGCGAGCGGCCATCCGGATCGGTCTTCGCAAAACCCTTGGCCATCATCATGCCGAAGGAGACCTGCTGGAGGTTCGGGTCGCTCTTGGCAAGCTCCTGAATTGCGGCGATCGACTTGTCGAGATCGCGCGCCAGGACCGAAGCCTGAAGCGAATAATCCTTCTGCGTGTCGACGCGGCCCTGCAGCTTGCCGGTGACGTCGATATCGTAGACGTCGGAGACGGCGGTAAACTTCGGCAGGTCCACGACGACGACACCGTCATGAAAGAGCTTCTCGGCAGCCTGCTTGCCGCTTTCCTCCGAGTTGTTGCCAGACGAGAAATCGATCTTCATGAACTCGTCGCCGAAGGCGGCAAAATCCATGTCGGGAACGGCAATCTGCATATCGATGCTCTTCGGCAGGAAGGCATGGTAGTTCGCTGGTACGACAGGGCTGTCAAGTGTGACGCCTGCAGCGTTCATGCCGAAGGCAAACCGGACGGCGTCGCTCTGCCCATCGACGGAGAAATTATAGCCGAGGGTCTTGGCGCCGCCGTTTCCGGCGGCAGTGCCGACCGTCAGGTTGTTCGCCGTGATCGTTTCGTTGATCGAGGAGAACAGCGGGAAGGATGCCTTAAGGACCGATTTCAGCTTCTCGCCGTCTTCCTTGCTGAGCTCCTTCTCATCCGCGTGCTCCAGGATGAAGAAGACGATATCGCGGATTTCCTTCGCCGGCAGGCTCGCGACGTCGGCGTCGAAGTCGATCGAATCCGCCTTGATGTTGACCGGCGGCATCTGCGGACTGGTGACCGTCTCCGACAGCGCGGAAAGTGAACCGTTCGCCTTGAAATCGAGGCGACCGTTGCCGTTGGCGCTGTCGGTCGAATCTAGCCTGTAGTTCATGCCGGCAAATGTCGCATCGACCTGGTCCATATCGGACTTCGAGGTAATCCGGATGTCGCTGGCCTTGAAATTGCCGGAACGCAGATAGGCGATCGCAGGATCGAAAACGCCATCGTAGACCATCGAGGCGATGGAATAGGTGAAATCCGTCGCCTTGTCGTCCGGGTCCTTGAAGTTGCCGGATATGTGGAAGCTGTTATTGCCTTCGAGATTCCAGAGGCCGCTGTCCAGCGGCGTGGCGAAGACCGACAAAGGCGTCAGTCCGTTCACGACAACCTTGGTCGGATCCACCTTGCTGAGCAGCTTGGCAAGGTCATAAATGACCTCGTAGCGGTTGCCCGCCGGGTTGACGGCTACAAAACCGCTCTTTGCAAAATCGTCAGGCAACACTTTCGTCAGGCTGTCGCGAAGCTTGTTGGCTCCATCTTGATTGATCTCGGCACCATGCGCTGCCCCGAACAGCGATAGGGCAACAAGGCTCGTTGTCGTGACAAGTTTCAAACGCATCCGCACTCTCCTCAGCCGCTTTGAATGCGGCCATAGGAAGATCGGATATCTTCCGGTGTCAACCCGGCACGTTTGGGACAAATGTTATTTTGCGATCACGGCTGAGAAAGCGAACGTACCCTGCCGGGCACTGCCTCACGCGCGCTTCCGATCCTGATCTCGCTCCGCCTCAGGCCGTAGTATTGAAGGCAACCGATTGCTGTTCCATTCGCGCCGGGCGACCGAAATAGTAGCCCTGGGCCTCGTCGCAGCCTTCGGATGTCAATAGTTTGGGTTGGCTCAGCGTTTCGACGCCTTCGATAAGCACGGGGATCGATAGGCCTCTTTTCAAGACTGAGATCGGTCCGGCTGCGTTAAAGAATGGATAATCCGGCGCCTTTGCAGGTAAAGTGGAACAGTCTGTTCGACCTTGTGATTAACGCCCAGACAACGAGGGATTATCAGCGGTTAGTGCCGGCGAGGCAGGATCGATCGGAAGCCACTGCCGCACCGCTTGCGTTTGCATGACACTTATATTATAGGCCACGCGTCCGCGTAGACACCCTTGGAGGCAACGCGGATGAGGATGGGCATGCCCGCCTCCGGTCCGACGGCACAAGGCTTCAAGCCCGCCGCGGGCTCTCCAAATAACCTCGAAAGGACTAGCCATGAGCCACGAAACTTACGAGCTCAAGGCCGAGGCGCGCGAACGGGTTGGTAAGGGGTCCGCCCGTGAACTCCGCCGCAACGGCTTTATTCCCGCTGTCATCTATGGTGACAAGCAGGCCCCGATTTCCATCGCTATCAGCACTAATGAGGTGACGAAGCGTATTCATGCCGGTGGCTTCATGACCACCGTAGCGACCATCGACGTCGACGGCAAGAAGTACAAGGTTCTGCCAAAGGACTACCAGCTCGATCCGGTGCGCGACTTCACGATGCATGTCGATTTCCTGCGCGTGTCCGGCAACACCCAGGTTACCGTTGAAATCCCGGTTCACTTCGTCAACGAAGAAAAGTCCCCGGGCCTGAAGGTCGGCGGCGTTCTGAACATCGTCCGTCACGAAGTCGAAGTTCACTGCCCGGCTGACGCGATCCCGGAATTCTTCACGGTTGACCTCTCCGGCCACAAGATCGGCGACAGCATCCATATCTCGGAAGTCACGCTGCCGAAGGGTGTCACGCCTGTGATCACCGACCGCGACTTCACCATTGCAACGATCATTGCTCCGGCTGCCGGCGTTGATGAGTCTGCTGCCGAAGGCGAAGCAGAAGCCTGATAGCTTCTACCAATTTGTAAAGCATAAGGCCCGTTTTCCGCGAGGAAAGCGGGCTTTTTCATTACCGGAAAGCCGCATTTCAGCAACATTTAACACATTCATGGAAGCATGCTCCGGCTGGTTACGAAGTTCCCGCCCTGCCACGTGACCGCAGAATATTCCGACCCCGTGGAGCAAACGGAACCATGAATAATTCCGTTGAGAACAGATTTTTTGCGATTGTTTGCGGAGCACTGCTTGTTTTTGTAGCTCCTCTTTTTGTTCTTTTTCTTTTCCTTTCCTCCGAACGCGCTGACAAGGAAATACGTGACCATATTTCCGTTCTTCTTGTGGCCAATGCCCAGGCACTCGCCAAGCCGCTCTGGGATCTTGACGCCGATAGTGTCACCCAGATCAGCGCGACGGTCGTTTCGCAAGGCGCCATCGTCAAGGTGGAAGTCCGCGACCAGTCTGGCGAGCTCGACGTCAGCCAGTCCACCATTCCGCGGTCCTTCGACGGCAAGCTGGTCCAGGTTTCCCGCGCCATCATCTACAACACTGTCGATGGTCCGAAGAACCTCGGCAGTATTTCCGTCTTCTATCCGGCACTCGGTCTCTTTTCCGGCCTGAAGCAAGAAGAGATCGTCTTCATCTCGATCTTCATTTTTGCGGTGCTCGCCGTTTTCGCGACAGCGCTGATCGGTAACCGTATCTTCGTCATCCAACCTCTGATGCGCCTGACGGCCGCGATCGAGGCGACCCGCCAGCTTGGCTCCCGCCACCATGTCGACTGGCAATCGAATGATGAGATGGGTCGCCTCGCCCAGAGCTTCAACGAAATGCAGACGATGCTCGAAAACGAGGAGACCGAGCTGAAGCTCGCGCATCGCCGCACGACCGACATCTACAATCTGACGCCGGCCATGCTCTTCTCACTCGATGAAGAAGACCGCATCACCGCCGTCAGCGACTACTGGCTGCTTGCGACCGGCTATCATCGTGCTGCCGTCATCGGCCGGAATTTCTCCGATCTCGTCACGCCCTTCACCCGCGACAAGTTCATTAAGCGCAAGAGCCAGCGTGAGAACAGCACCGGCGACGTGACCGTCAAGTTCGTCTGCATGGACGGCCGTATCATGGATGTCCTCATCATCGAATCGGCGCTCACGGCCCACGGGCAGGAAGGTCAGTCTCTCTCCGTCATGA
Proteins encoded:
- a CDS encoding ribose-phosphate pyrophosphokinase, whose translation is MKVFAGNSNRQLAEAICNYLNVPLGKASVRRFADQEIFVEIQENVRGEDVFLVQPTAFPANDHLMELLIMIDAMRRSSARRITAVLPYFGYARQDRRASGRTPISAKLVANLITEAGADRVMTLDLHAGQIQGFFDIPTDNLFALPVLTRDIKSHYDLSNVMVVSPDVGGVVRARALAKRLDCLLAIVDKRRDRPGESEVMNIIGDVTGKDCLLIDDIVDSGGTLCNAADAMLAKGASSVTAYITHGVLSGGAVTRVTSSKLRELVITDSIQPTTAVLSAHNIRVVTTAPLIGEAISRTAQEESVSSLFD
- a CDS encoding 50S ribosomal protein L25/general stress protein Ctc, translating into MSHETYELKAEARERVGKGSARELRRNGFIPAVIYGDKQAPISIAISTNEVTKRIHAGGFMTTVATIDVDGKKYKVLPKDYQLDPVRDFTMHVDFLRVSGNTQVTVEIPVHFVNEEKSPGLKVGGVLNIVRHEVEVHCPADAIPEFFTVDLSGHKIGDSIHISEVTLPKGVTPVITDRDFTIATIIAPAAGVDESAAEGEAEA